The genomic region CTTTGGGCAATCTTCCGAAAGAACACTCGGGAGCACTGAtcacctcccttcatccactgcatcttcgcTCGTTGTTGTAGCATAATCTGTTCCAATTTGTTGCTTTGGCCAGTACGAGTCGACAACAATGTTCTAGTTGAATGTATAGCTCATCTCGTCGTCTTGAGCTTATAAGTAGTTGTGctgcttcaagaaacccttttgccatTTGTACATTGTGCGAGAGATCCCCCTTCCTTTGCTCTCGGAAAATTGGTTTCAAAGCTTGAGTTTgcgtgtcacagcatacataggtgtaccaataatgttatgttgccatatATTCTACACACTAGGAATAAACTCAGGTAAGCGAGCGAGGTAGTTATCGaatcggaacatacctccGTATTGCTGTTGTCGGTCTTCATATAGTACTATcggtgagtggtctgaagtgcgTGGTGTAAGGACCGAGTAGAATGTGTTAGGGAACcgtgccatccatctatcatttatcaacatGCGGTCCAATCTTTTCCAGAGGTTCCGGGGTGTCGCACTGtggttgtgccatgtgtagcactctccctgcatgggtagtgGTAGTAATCCTGTATTCTGAATGGCtgcattaaattcttccatAGCTGTTTGGATATCCCCTGATGTGCCACATACTTCACTGAGGTCGCGaactgcattaaaatcccctccaatCAACCATGGGATATCAGCACACTGTATAGTTAAATTTTCCAGGGCACTCCATAATTCTCTCCTATCAACCACCTCAGTGGCTCCATAAGTGACAGTAACAGCAACTGTTTCATGTATTGCACGGATAGTAACAAGACAGTGTATAAATTGCGTTCCACATTCCACCACTacaacatcaataaaactaTCATTCCATGCAATCCACACGCGA from Sesamum indicum cultivar Zhongzhi No. 13 linkage group LG3, S_indicum_v1.0, whole genome shotgun sequence harbors:
- the LOC105159302 gene encoding uncharacterized protein LOC105159302; the encoded protein is MVDVTSNLPKHIIIMNPDEDGGESPCKVDVEYEWLPQKCKSCMTLGHSAKDCVLNKPKPAKPPIAVYVPKVGTLQEPTRTERNRRHPREEEDTTNIPSRPLHMTDRNKSRPPPAPVVEKKREGHEYTRDTTGPSPQIQSFLLPQCKWYVDYGSSGNRVWIAWNDSFIDVVVVECGTQFIHCLVTIRAIHETVAVTVTYGATEVVDRRELWSALENLTIQCADIPWLIGGDFNAVRDLSEVCGTSGDIQTAMEEFNAAIQNTGLLPLPMQGECYTWHNHSATPRNLWKRLDRMLINDRWMARFPNTFYSVLTPRTSDHSPIVLYEDRQQQYGGMFRFDNYLARLPEFIPSV